A region from the Palaemon carinicauda isolate YSFRI2023 chromosome 9, ASM3689809v2, whole genome shotgun sequence genome encodes:
- the LOC137647340 gene encoding titin-like, protein MILMKFVGLVILAHLAAGGANEEQAKATDGVKITSVKAELADDKLVPTPLSILRRHILTKRTIVQSGSLQEIPQGNQVLDLEISIPDVPATSSPDILFHALRDTNIQVKPKVYKPSILGIQRKIVDDVYEKKKSNDLLRLKNVQIVASQTMDPKFLVKSKFHKRNLHFIPVLKRQKRTILDFHNVTGSNDQEIRNSTYTVNPAISGREIIIPAKQITLKDILIGPQPIKPIISIQNKSETLEPQRSKRKISDMSIPSVSKIPQRTFLEIPQHKNPNLPNITITDLPSKYRIQYPSSIKVPTFKAPATAGIREPDILEIPKQKIPDISDITEENISIPYVSKILQPIFPGLREHENPTMNPINISNLPSKHASPHTSTIHVPDFTAFATPGIPEPNITEMPNKEIPQISDITEHNIPDTDLPIIPVISPPQMIAPSLPQLDINDIPKDSQPQIPDISVPNVPEIPDHILPEIPELKNPSISSIELPNFIPPASPDIPEPNIPEIPNQEIPQISDIPEHIILDTDLPNIPVISPPQMIAPSLPQLDINDIPKGSQPQIPDISVPNVPEIPDHILPEIPEHKNPSISSIELPNFIPPASPDIPEPNIPKIPNQEIPQISDIPEHIILDTDLPNIPVISPPQMIAPSLPQLDINDIPKGSQPQIPDISVPNVPEIPDHILPEIPEHKNPSISSIEVPNFIPPASPDIPEPNIPEIPNQEIPQISDIPEHIILNTDLPNIPVISPPQMIAPSLPQLDINDIPKGSQPQIPDISVPNVPEIPDHNLPEIPDHKNPPISTIKVPNFIPPASPDIPEPNIPEIPNQEIPQISDIPEHIILNTDLPNIPVISPPQMIAPSLPQLDINDIPKGSQPQIPDISVPNVPEIPDHILPEIPELKNPSISSIEVPNFIPPASPDIPEPNIPEIPNQEIPQISDIPEHIILNTDLPNIPVISPPQMIAPSLPKLDINDIHKGSQPQIPDIPVPNVPEIPDHNLPEIPDHKNPPISSIKVPNFIPPASPDIPEPNIPEIPNQEIPQISDIPEHIILNTDFPNIPVISPPQMIAPSLPQLDINDIPKGSQPQIPDISVPNVPEIPDHILPEIPEHKNPSISSIELPNFIPPASSDIPEPNIPEIPNQEIPQISDIPEHIILDTDLPNIPVISPPQMIAPSLPQLDINDIPKDSQPQIPDISVPNVPEIPDHILPEIPELKNPSIINIEVPNFIPPASPDIPGPNIPEIPNQKIPQISDIPEHIILDTDLPNIPVISPPQMIAPSLPKLDINDNPKGSQPQIPDISVPNVPEIPDHNLPEIPDHKNPPISSIKVPNFIPPASPDIPEPNIPEIPNQEIPQISDIPEHIILDTDLPNIPVISPPQMIAPSLPQLDINDIPKDSQPQIPDISVPNVPEIPDHILPEIPELKNPSIINIEVPNFIPPASPDIPEPNIPEIPNQKIPQISDIPEHIILDTDLPNIPVISPPQMIAPSLPQLDINDIPKGSQPQIPDISVPNVPEIPDHILPEIPEHKNPSISSIELPSFIPPASPDIPEPNIPEIPNKKIPQISDIPEHIILDTVLPNIPVISPPQMIAPSIPQLDINDIPKGSQPQIPDISVPNVPEIPDHILPEIPEHKNPPISSIEVPNFIPPASPDIPEPNIPEIPNQEIPQISDIPEHIILDTDLPNIPVLSPPQMITPSLPQLDINDIPKGSQPQIPDISVPNVPEIPDHILPEIPEHKNPPISSIEVPNFIPPASPDIPEPNIPEIPNQEIPQISDIPEHIILDTDLPNIPVISPPQMIAPSLPQLDINDIPKGSQPQIPDISVPNVPEIPDHILPEIPEHKNPSISSIELPNFIPPVSPDILEPNIPKIPNQKIPQISDIPEHIILDTDLPNIPVISPPQMIAPSLPQLDINDIPKGSQPQIPDISVPNVPEIPDHILPEIPEHKNPSISSIELPNFIPPASPDIPEPNIPKIPNQEIPQFSDIPEHIILDTDLPNIPVISPPQMIAPSLPQLDINDIPKGSQPQIPDISVPNVPEIPDHILPEIPEHKNPPISSIEVPNFIPPASLDIPEPNTPEIPNQKIPQISDIPEHIILDTDLPNIPVISPPQMIAPSLPQLDINDIPKGSQPQIPDISVPNVPEIPDHILPEIPEHKNPPISSIEVPNFIPPASLDIPEPNTPEIPNQKIPQISDIPEHIILDTDLPNIPVLSPPQMIAPSLPQLDINDIPKGSQPQIPDISVPNVPEIPDHILPEIPEHKNPPISSIEVPNFIPPASLDIPEPNIPEIPNQEIPQISDIPEHIILDTDLPNIPVISPPQMIAPSLPQLDINDIPKDSQPQIPDISVPNVPEIPDHILPEIPEHKNPPISSIEVPNFIPPGSLDIPEPNIPEIPNQEIPQISDIPEHIILDTDLPNIPVISPPQMIAPTMPTINFKDTPQGSKPPISDISVPYVSYIPNQILPEIPE, encoded by the coding sequence AGGAAAATTGTAGATGATGTCTATGAGAAAAAGAAATCAAACGATTTACTAAGACTTAAAAATGTTCAAATTGTCGCAAGCCAAACCATGGATCCAAAATTCTTAGTCAAATCTAAATTTCATAAACGTAATCTCCATTTCATTCCAGTATTAAAAAGACAGAAAAGAACAATACTTGACTTCCATAATGTGACCGGTAGTAATGATCAGGAAATTAGAAATAGTACCTACACTGTTAATCCTGCTATATCAGGCCGAGAAATAATTATTCCAGCTAAacaaataactcttaaggatattctAATTGGTCCACAGCCAATTAAGCCAATCATATCAATTCAAAATAAATCAGAAACTCTTGAACCACAGCGTTCTAAGCGAAAGATATCAGATATGTCCATACCAAGCGTGTCAAAAATTCCACAAAGAACCTTTCTAGAAATACCTCAGCATAAAAACCCTAACCTGCCTAATATCACCATTACAGACCTGCCTAGCAAGTATAGAATCCAATATCCTTCGAGCATCAAAGTTCCTACTTTTAAAGCTCCTGCTACCGCAGGTATCAGAGAACCAGATATACTAGAAATACCAAAGCAGAAAATACCGGATATCAGTGATATAACTGAAGAAAATATCTCCATTCCATATGTGTCTAAAATTTTACAGCCAATATTTCCAGGATTACGAGAACACGAAAACCCTACCATGAATCCAATAAACATTTCCAACCTGCCTAGCAAGCATGCAAGCCCACATACTTCTACCATTCATGTTCCTGATTTTACAGCATTTGCTACCCCTGGCATCCCAGAACCTAATATAACAGAAATGCCAAATAAAGAAATACCACAAATCAGCGATATAACTGAGCATAATATCCCAGATACTGACCTCCCTATCATTCCTGTCATATCACCACCACAAATGATAGCTCCATCATTACCACAACTCGATATCAACGATATTCCTAAAGATTCACAGCCACAAATACCAGATATCTCTGTTCCAAATGTGCCAGAAATACCCGACCACATATTGCCGGAAATACCAGAGCTTAAAAACCCATCTATTTCTAGCATTGAGCTTCCTAACTTTATACCACCAGCTTCCCCTGACATCCCAGAACCTAATATACCAGAAATACCAAATCAAGAAATACCACAAATCAGCGATATACCTGAGCATATTATCCTCGATACTGACCTCCCTAACATTCCTGTCATATCACCACCACAAATGATAGCTCCATCATTACCACAACTCGATATCAACGATATTCCTAAAGGTTCACAGCCACAAATACCAGATATCTCTGTTCCAAATGTGCCAGAAATACCCGACCACATCTTGCCGGAAATACCAGAGCATAAAAACCCATCTATTTCTAGCATTGAGCTTCCTAACTTTATACCACCAGCTTCCCCTGACATCCCAGAACCTAATATACCAAAAATACCAAATCAAGAAATACCACAAATCAGCGATATACCTGAGCATATTATCCTCGATACTGACCTCCCTAACATTCCTGTCATATCACCACCACAAATGATAGCTCCATCATTACCACAACTCGATATCAATGATATTCCTAAAGGTTCACAGCCACAAATACCAGATATCTCTGTTCCAAATGTGCCAGAAATACCCGACCACATCTTGCCGGAAATACCAGAGCATAAAAACCCATCTATTTCTAGCATTGAGGTTCCTAACTTTATACCACCAGCTTCCCCTGACATCCCAGAACCTAATATACCAGAAATACCAAATCAAGAAATACCACAAATCAGCGATATACCTGAGCATATTATCCTCAATACTGACCTCCCTAACATTCCTGTCATATCACCACCACAAATGATAGCTCCATCATTACCACAACTCGATATCAACGATATTCCTAAAGGTTCACAGCCACAAATACCAGATATCTCTGTTCCAAATGTGCCAGAAATACCCGACCATAATTTGCCGGAAATACCAGATCATAAAAACCCACCTATTTCTACCATTAAGGTTCCTAACTTTATACCACCAGCTTCCCCTGACATCCCAGAACCTAATATACCAGAAATACCAAATCAAGAAATACCACAAATCAGCGATATACCTGAGCATATCATCCTCAATACTGACCTCCCTAACATTCCTGTCATATCACCACCACAAATGATAGCTCCATCATTACCACAACTCGATATCAACGATATTCCTAAAGGTTCACAGCCACAAATACCAGATATCTCTGTTCCAAATGTGCCAGAAATACCCGACCACATATTGCCGGAAATACCAGAGCTTAAAAACCCATCTATTTCTAGCATTGAGGTTCCTAACTTTATACCACCAGCTTCCCCTGACATCCCAGAACCTAATATACCAGAAATACCAAATCAAGAAATACCACAAATCAGCGATATACCTGAGCATATTATCCTCAATACTGACCTCCCTAACATTCCTGTCATATCACCACCACAAATGATAGCTCCATCATTACCAAAACTCGATATCAACGATATTCATAAAGGTTCACAGCCACAAATACCAGATATCCCTGTTCCAAATGTGCCAGAAATACCCGACCATAATTTGCCGGAAATACCAGATCATAAAAACCCacctatttctagcattaaggttccTAACTTTATACCACCAGCTTCCCCTGACATCCCAGAACCTAATATACCAGAAATACCAAATCAAGAAATACCACAAATCAGCGATATACCTGAGCATATTATCCTCAATACTGACTTCCCTAACATTCCTGTCATATCACCACCACAAATGATAGCTCCATCATTACCACAACTCGATATCAATGATATTCCTAAAGGTTCACAGCCACAAATACCAGATATCTCTGTTCCAAATGTGCCAGAAATACCCGACCACATATTGCCGGAAATACCAGAGCATAAAAACCCATCTATTTCTAGCATTGAGCTTCCTAACTTTATACCACCAGCTTCCTCTGACATCCCAGAACCTAATATACCAGAAATACCAAATCAAGAAATACCACAAATCAGCGATATACCTGAGCATATTATCCTCGATACTGACCTCCCTAACATTCCTGTCATATCACCACCACAAATGATAGCTCCATCATTACCACAACTCGATATCAACGATATTCCTAAAGATTCACAGCCACAAATACCAGATATCTCTGTTCCAAATGTGCCAGAAATACCCGACCACATATTGCCGGAAATACCAGAGCTTAAAAACCCATCTATTATCAACATTGAGGTTCCTAATTTTATACCACCAGCTTCCCCTGACATCCCAGGACCTAATATACCAGAAATACCAAATCAAAAAATACCACAAATCAGCGATATACCTGAGCATATTATCCTCGATACTGACCTCCCTAACATTCCTGTCATATCACCACCACAAATGATAGCTCCATCATTACCAAAACTCGATATCAATGATAATCCTAAAGGTTCACAGCCACAAATACCAGATATCTCTGTTCCAAATGTGCCAGAAATACCCGACCATAATTTGCCGGAAATACCAGATCATAAAAACCCacctatttctagcattaaggttccTAACTTTATACCACCAGCTTCCCCTGACATCCCAGAACCTAATATACCAGAAATACCAAATCAAGAAATACCACAAATCAGCGATATACCTGAGCATATTATCCTCGATACTGACCTCCCTAACATTCCTGTCATATCACCACCACAAATGATAGCTCCATCATTACCACAACTCGATATCAACGATATTCCTAAAGATTCACAGCCACAAATACCAGATATCTCTGTTCCAAATGTGCCAGAAATACCCGACCACATATTGCCGGAAATACCAGAGCTTAAAAACCCATCTATTATCAACATTGAGGTTCCTAACTTTATACCACCAGCTTCCCCTGACATCCCAGAACCTAATATACCAGAAATACCAAATCAAAAAATACCACAAATCAGCGATATACCTGAGCATATTATCCTCGATACTGACCTCCCTAACATTCCTGTCATATCACCACCACAAATGATAGCTCCATCATTACCACAACTCGATATCAACGATATTCCTAAAGGTTCACAGCCACAAATACCAGATATCTCTGTTCCAAATGTGCCAGAAATACCCGACCACATCTTGCCGGAAATACCAGAGCATAAAAACCCATCTATTTCTAGCATTGAGCTTCCTAGCTTTATACCACCAGCTTCCCCTGACATCCCAGAACCTAATATACCAGaaataccaaataaaaaaataCCACAAATCAGCGATATACCTGAGCATATTATCCTCGATACTGTCCTCCCTAACATTCCTGTCATATCACCACCACAAATGATAGCTCCATCAATACCACAACTCGATATCAATGATATTCCTAAAGGTTCACAGCCACAAATACCAGATATCTCTGTTCCAAATGTGCCAGAAATACCCGACCACATATTGCCGGAAATACCAGAGCATAAAAACCCACCTATTTCTAGCATTGAGGTTCCTAACTTTATACCACCAGCTTCCCCTGACATCCCAGAACCTAATATACCAGAAATACCAAATCAAGAAATACCACAAATCAGCGATATACCTGAGCATATTATCCTCGATACTGACCTCCCTAACATTCCTGTCTTATCACCACCACAAATGATAACTCCATCATTACCACAACTCGATATCAATGATATTCCTAAAGGTTCACAGCCACAAATACCTGATATCTCTGTTCCAAATGTGCCAGAAATACCCGACCACATCTTGCCGGAAATACCAGAGCATAAAAACCCACCTATTTCTAGCATTGAGGTTCCTAACTTTATACCACCAGCTTCCCCTGACATCCCAGAACCTAATATACCAGAAATACCAAATCAAGAAATACCACAAATCAGCGATATACCTGAGCATATTATCCTCGATACTGACCTCCCTAACATTCCTGTCATATCACCACCACAAATGATAGCTCCATCATTACCACAACTCGATATCAACGATATTCCTAAAGGTTCACAGCCACAAATACCAGATATCTCTGTTCCAAATGTGCCAGAAATACCCGACCACATCTTGCCGGAAATACCAGAGCATAAAAACCCATCTATTTCTAGCATTGAGCTTCCTAACTTTATACCACCAGTTTCCCCTGACATCCTAGAACCTAATATACCAAAAATACCAAATCAAAAAATACCACAAATCAGCGATATACCTGAGCATATTATCCTCGATACTGACCTCCCTAACATTCCTGTCATATCACCACCACAAATGATAGCTCCATCATTACCACAACTCGATATCAACGATATTCCTAAAGGTTCACAGCCACAAATACCAGATATCTCTGTTCCAAATGTGCCAGAAATACCCGACCACATCTTGCCGGAAATACCAGAGCATAAAAACCCATCTATTTCTAGCATTGAGCTTCCTAACTTTATACCACCAGCTTCCCCTGACATCCCAGAACCTAATATACCAAAAATACCAAATCAAGAAATACCACAATTCAGCGATATACCTGAGCATATTATCCTCGATACTGACCTCCCTAACATTCCTGTCATATCACCACCACAAATGATAGCTCCATCATTACCACAACTCGATATCAATGATATTCCTAAAGGTTCACAGCCACAAATACCTGATATCTCTGTTCCAAATGTGCCAGAAATACCCGACCACATCTTGCCGGAAATACCAGAGCATAAAAACCCACCTATTTCTAGCATTGAGGTTCCTAACTTTATACCACCAGCTTCCCTTGACATCCCAGAACCTAATACACCAGAAATACCAAATCAAAAAATACCACAAATCAGCGATATACCTGAGCATATTATCCTCGATACTGACCTCCCTAACATTCCTGTCATATCACCACCACAAATGATAGCTCCATCATTACCACAACTCGATATCAATGATATTCCTAAAGGTTCACAGCCACAAATACCAGATATCTCTGTTCCAAATGTGCCAGAAATACCCGACCACATCTTGCCGGAAATACCAGAGCATAAAAACCCACCTATTTCTAGCATTGAGGTTCCTAACTTTATACCACCAGCTTCCCTTGACATCCCAGAACCTAATACACCAGAAATACCAAATCAAAAAATACCACAAATCAGCGATATACCTGAGCATATTATCCTCGATACTGACCTCCCTAACATTCCTGTCTTATCACCACCACAAATGATAGCTCCATCATTACCACAACTCGATATCAATGATATTCCTAAAGGTTCACAGCCACAAATACCTGATATCTCTGTTCCAAATGTGCCAGAAATACCCGACCACATCTTGCCGGAAATACCAGAGCATAAAAACCCACCTATTTCTAGCATTGAGGTTCCTAACTTTATACCACCAGCTTCCCTTGACATCCCAGAACCTAATATACCAGAAATACCAAATCAAGAAATACCACAAATCAGCGATATACCTGAGCATATTATCCTCGATACTGACCTCCCTAACATTCCTGTCATATCACCACCACAAATGATAGCTCCATCATTACCACAACTCGATATCAACGATATTCCTAAAGATTCACAGCCACAAATACCAGATATCTCTGTTCCAAATGTGCCAGAAATACCCGACCACATCTTGCCGGAAATACCAGAGCATAAAAACCCACCTATTTCTAGCATTGAGGTTCCTAACTTTATACCACCAGGTTCCCTTGACATCCCAGAACCTAATATACCAGAAATACCAAATCAAGAAATACCACAAATCAGCGATATACCTGAGCATATTATCCTCGATACTGACCTCCCTAACATTCCTGTCATATCACCACCACAAATGATAGCGCCAACAATGCCAACAATCAATTTCAAGGATACTCCTCAGGGTTCTAAGCCACCGATATCGGATATCTCTGTTCCATATGTGTCATATATCCCAAACCAAATCTTGCCTGAAATACCCGAGTAA